The Stenotrophomonas maltophilia genome segment CGGGCGGCGAACGACTGCGCATGCACGAAGAACAGCACGCCAAGCAGCGCCGCCATCGCCGCATCGATCAGGCTGATGCTCAGGCGCTCGCGGCGTGCCCGGGCCAGGATGAACACCAGGGGCACGCCATACAGCACGTAAAGGAACAGGCTTGCGCGCGGGGTGAAATCGGCACGCCCGGCGCCCAAGGCGTCGATCATGTTGAACGCCATACCGCCGGCCCACAGCAGCAGTGCCAATGCCGTGGCGCGCCACCCCAGTGCCGCGCGGTCGCGGCGGGCCCGCCACATGCAGGCGACCGTAGCCAGCAGCGGCGCGCCGGTCAGGAAAACGAAGGAGCCTACCCCGGCGGGGCCAGGCCACAGGGCCAGCACCAGGCCATGGCACAGCACATACAGCAGCGCCAGCACTACCGGCATGCATCCCCCCGATCCGCAAGGCCGTCTACGCGCACGATAGCGCGCCGGCACGCCACAGCGGCGTGATCCACTGCGGCAAAACGACACTCCGAGTGCACCGCGATGGTAGTGCCGGCCGCTGGCCGGCAAACCCAATGAATCACAGGGCTGCAGGTTGCCGGCCAGCGGCCGGCGCTACCGGAAAGCCCTCAGCCCTGCAGGGCGCGGGCGTGGTGGGCGATGTGCTCGCCGATGAAGCTGGCGATGAAGTAGTAGCTGTGGTCGTAGCCGGGCTGCAGGCGCAGGGTCAGCGGATGGCCGGCGGCATCGCAGGCCTGCTGCAGGCGCTGCGGCTGCAGCTGGGTCTGCAGGAACTCGTCCGCCTCGCCCTGGTCGACCAGCAGCGGCAGGCGCTCGCCAGCCATAGCGATCAGCTCGCAGGCATCCCATTGCGCCCAGTCGGCCGGGTTGTCGCCCAGATAGGCATGGAAGGCCTTCTGCCCCCACGGCACGTGGCTGGGCGCGACGATCGGCGAAAACGCCGACACGCTGCGATAGCGCCCGGGGTTGCGCAGCGCGATCACCAGCGCGCCATGGCCGCCCATCGAATGGCCACTGATCGCGCGCGCGTCGGTCACCGCGAAGTTCGCCTCGATCAGCGCCGGCAGCTCCTGCGCCACGTAGTCATGCATGCGGTAGTGCTTCGCCCACGGTGCGCGGGTGGCATTGAGGTAGAACCCTGCCCCCTTGCCCAGGTCGTAGCCCTCGGCATCGGCCACGTCATCACCGCGCGGGCTGGTGTCGGGCGCGACGATGATCACACCGTGCTCGGCCGCATAACGCTGCGCGCCGGCCTTGGTGATGAAGTTCTGCTCGGTGCAGGTCAGGCCGCTCAGCCAGTACAGCACCGGCAGCTTCTGTGTTTCCGCCTGCGGTGGCAGGTACACGGCGAACTGCATGTCGCAGCCCAGCGTGGTCGAATGATGGCGGTAGACGTCCTGCCAGCCGCCGAAACAGGCGCGGTGTTCAATGCGTTCCATGGTGCTCTCCTGCGCGGCGCGTCAGCGCACGCGTGCTTCTGGTAGATGCCGACCTTGGTCGGCATATCCACGCCCGGCGTGGATGCCTTGGTTGATCCGTTCATCCAGCTGTGCCAGCAGGCGCAGCAATGATTCGACGCCAGGCTGGCCGTCCAGGTTGCGATACGCCGCCACCGCCACGTCGCTGCGTGGTGGCCACTGGCCGTCGGCGCGGGCTTCGTGCAGGCGCGGCAGGAATACCTGCGCAAGCCACTGCTCGAACGGCATGCCATCGTCGCTGCCGAAGGCCGAAGTCACCGCACGCGGTGGTCCCACCTCGCCGTCGACCCAGCCCAGTGCACGCAACGCCTGCTCGATCGGCGCCACCAGGGCCGCGCGCGGGTCTTCCGCACGCGGCCGGCGCAGGGCATCGAACCAGCCCATGACGCGGCTCAGTAGTGGACCACCGAACGGATCGACTTGCCTTCATGCATCAGGTCGAAGGCGTCGTTGATCTTGTCCAGGTCCATGGTGTGGGTGACGAACGGGGCCAGTTCGATATCGCCCTTCATCGCATCCTCGACCATGCCCGGCAGCTGGCTGCGGCCCTTCACGCCGCCGAAGGCGGTGCCCATCCACTTGCGCCCGGTCACCAGCTGGAACGGACGGGTGGAGATCTCCTGGCCCGAACCGGCCACGCCGATCACCACGCTCTGGCCCCAGCCACGGTGCGCGCATTCCAGCGCCGCGCGCATCACGTTGACGTTGCCGATGCACTCGAAGCTGTGGTCCACGCCCCAGGTGGTCATTTCAACGATGACCTGCTGGATCGGCTTGTCGAAATCCTTCGGATTGATGCAGTCGGTGGCACCGAATTCGCGCGCCAGCTCGAACTTGGACGGGTTGGTGTCCACCGCGATGATGCGGCCGGCCTTGGCCTGGCGTGCACCCTGGATCACCGCCAGGCCGATGCCACCGAGGCCGAACACGGCCACGCTGTCGCCTTCCTGCACCTTGGCGGTGTTGTGTACCGCGCCGATGCCGGTGGTGACGCCGCAGCCGAGCAGGCAGACATGTTCCGGGTTGGCGTCCGGGTTGATCTTCGCCAGCGAGACTTCGGCAACGACGGTGTACTCGCTGAAGGTCGAGCAACCCATGTAGTGGTACAGCGGCTCACCGTTGTAGCTGAAGCGGCTGGTGCCATCGGGCATCACACCCTTGCCTTGGGTGGCGCGCACGGCCACGCACAGGTTGGTCTTGCCGCTCTTGCAGAACAGGCACTCGCCGCACTCGGCGGTGTACAGCGGAATCACGTGGTCGCCGGGCTTGACGCTGGTCACACCCTCGCCGACCTCCACCACGATGCCGGCACCTTCATGGCCCAGCACCACCGGGAACAGGCCTTCCGGGTCATCGCCGGACAGGGTGAACGCATCGGTGTGGCAGACACCGGTATGGGTGATCTTCACCAGCACCTCGCCTGCCTTCGGCGGGGCGACGTCGATCTCGACGATCTGCAGCGGCTGGCCGGGACCAAAGGCGACGGCGGCACGGGATTTCATGGGTGGACTCTCCAGAGACAGGCAATGACAGGATGGGCGGCGCCATGTTGCGCCATCGTTTATTTCAGGTACGAGCGGATCAACGCGCTCATGTCGCGCACGCGTTCGGCGCGTTGTTCATCGGAGGCTGCGGGTTGCCCGAACTCCTCGCGCAGATGAGCCTCCATCACCTCGGACATCAGGCCGTTGACCGCGCCACGGATGGCGGCGATCTGCTGCAGCACCGGCCCGCAGTCGGCGCCGGCTTCCAGCGCGCGGTCCAGCGCATCGCACTGGCCGCGGATGCGGCGCACGCGGGCCAGGACCTTTTTCTTCTCTTCGGGGGAGTGCGGCATGGCGGGCCATCTCGGAACTATACTGGGGGACAGTATACAAGCCGAAGTCACGAACTCAATCCTGGCCGGCTCAATCGAACAATCCCTCACCCGCCAACCGGGTCAGCTCATCCACCACGTAGCGCACCTTCGGCCGCAGGTGGCGCGTCGGTGGCCACAGCGCGTGGATATCGATGTGCCGTTGCATGTGCGCATCCAGCACCGACCGCAACGCGCCGGAATCCAGGTGGCGGCGTACCAGTGAAACCGGCATCTGGCAGATACCAAGCCCGGCGATGGCTGCCTCGATCACCGCGTCGCCGTCATTGAGTTGATACGGCGCATTCGGGATGAATGTCCCTTCGTCCTCCTCGCTACCGATCCGCCACCACACCGGTTGCCCGTGGCGGAAGCCAACAATGCTGCGGTGCTGCGCCAGTTCCTCCACCGTGCGCGGCACGCCGTGCGCCTGCAGGTACTCCGGCGATGCGCAGGTGACCAGTCGCTGGCGCCCCAGCCGCCGCGCCACCAGATGCTCGGCCTGGTGCAGCCCGCCGAAGCGGATCAGCAGGTCGATGCCTTCCTCGACGGGATCGACGAAATGATCGGTGAAGGTCATCGTCAACTGCAGGTCCGGGTACTGCCGGCACAGCCGCAACAGCACCGGCAGCACCACCAGGCGCCCGAACGAGGATGGCATGTCGATGCGCAGCCGCCCGCTGGGCAGGCCGGCCGAACCCAGGCAGGCCTCGGCGGCGGAGATTTCTTCCAGCGCCGCCGCGCACGATGCGTAGTACGCCTCGCCATCGGTGGTCAGCGCGATGCGCCGCGTGGTGCGGTGGAACAGGCGCACCCCCAGCCGCGCTTCCAGCCGGGCGATGGCCTTGCCCACCGCCGAGCGCGAGATGCCCAGCGCGTCGGCGGCCTCGGTGAAGCTGCCTGAGCGGGCCGTGGTGACGAACGTGACCAGGCCATTCAACGATTCCAGCGGCAGCATCGTTCGCGCTCCATTGGGGACAAATAGTCCCGCACCCAGGGAGATCGAAGCGCTTTATGCGCCCGCATGTCAACTCCATCCTGTGTGCATCGCGCCGCTGGCGCCTTCCCCCGCACCGAGATGACCGACATGACCGCCGCCCTGTTCCGCCCCTTCGACCTTGCAGGCACTTCCCTGCGCAACCGCATCGCGATGGCGCCGATGACCCGTGCCCGCAACCCCGGAGCGGTCGCCAACGAACTCACCGCGCAGTACTACCGGCAGCGCGCCAGCGCCGGCCTGATCATCAGCGAAGGCACGCCTGTCTCGCCGCAGGGCCAGGGCTACATCGACGTGCCGGGCATCTGGTCGGCCGAGCAGGTGGCCGGGTGGAAGCGTGTCACCGAGGCGGTGCATGCCGCACAGGGCACGATCTTCGCCCAGCTCTGGCACGTCGGCCGCATGTCGCATTCCTCGCTGCAGCCCGACGGTGGGCAACCGGTCAGCGCCGGTACCCGCCCGGTGGCCAGCGCACCGAAGAACACCTCGTTCGTGTACCTGGACGATGGCAGCCGCGGCCACGCCGATCCCACTCCGGCACGTGCACTGGAGACTGCGGAGATCCCCGGTATCGTCGACGACTTCGTGCGCGGGGCAGACAACGCCATTGCGGCCGGCTTCGACGGCATCGAACTGCATGCGGCCAACGGTTACCTGTTCGAGCAGTTCCTCAACCCGCTCATCAACCAGCGTGATGATCGCTACGGCGGCTCGCTGCCCAATCGTGCGCGCTTGATCCTGGAGACCGTCGATGCGATGGCGCAGTGTATCGGTGCGCATCGCATCGGCGTGCGCCTGGCACCGAACAACCTCACCTTCGACATGCCGTTCTATCCCGACAATGAAGCCACCTATCTGTACCTGGCCGAGGAACTGGGCAAGCGTGGGCTGGCCTACGTGCACCTCAACGACAACCTGCAGGCGGGCCAGTCGGTGCTGGGCGAGGCGTTCCTGCGGCAGTTCAGGCAGGCCTACGGTGGCACCGTCATCCTGGCAGGTGGCATGACCCGCGAACGCGCCCTGCAGCTGGTCGAAGCGGGCACCATTGACCTGGCCGCGTTCGGCCAGCCGTTCATCGCCAACCCGGATCTGGTCGAACGCCTGCAGCGCAACATCGCGTTGGCCACGCCCGACCGCAGCACCTATTACGGGGGCGGCGAAGCAGGCTACCTCGACTACCCGGCCGCGGGCTGATCCCCCACGGGGCCCCCACGGGGTCGGATCCCTTTCCAACGGAAAGGGCTCTGCCCCCTGTTCGGCGAACAAGGCGTCAGAGCCACGCTGCGCGCGGATCCGACCCCGGCCTTCAGGCGTCCTCGCGCACGTAGGCGAACGACTCGTCCAACCGCTCGAAGCCGATCACCTCAGCGACGATGGCCTGTGCATCCTCGTCGCTGATGTTTCCTTCAGCGATATCGTCAACGCGGGCGAACAGCCGCTGCAGGGCTGCGTACTGGTCATCGCGCAGGAACGGCTGGTGGCTCTGCAGCCACCGCCGCAGGTTGCTGGCCAGCTCGCCGTGCGACAGCAGCGTGTACGGCCCCTGGTAGTCAGCAACGGCTTCGACCATCTTGCGGAAAAGGAAATCCTGATAGCTGGCCGTCAGCACATCGGCACGATCATCGTCATGCCACACCAGCACGACGGGGGGCTCGGCAAAGCCGGGCGCGTTGCTCCAGAAGCAGTAGCTGTCGCCGCCGCCGGTCCGCGCGAAGGGCAGCAACTGCAGGTCAGTGCGCAGGGGATTGTAATGATCCTCCGCAGTCAGCTCCTGCCACGCCTCGAGCAGCTCATCGTCCTCCAGGGGCTCATAGTCCTGGGCATACAGCAGCACCGGCGGATCCGCCTGCAGCGTCGGAAATATCACCTCGGACCATTCCGGATGGGGAGCACCCCAACTCAACCGATCCGCTGCGTGCAGCTGCTTGAACAGGGGCGGGAAGGACTGGCCGGTGGCCTGTTCGATGCCGGATAGCGCGCTCATGGATGTCCTTGTCGATAGAGACCGCCCAGCTTGCCCGAATCCGCGCAGGAGATGAACCGGCCGCAGCACGCGGCAGGACTAGACTGCGACCACCGGATGCCGCCCATCGCTGCCATGAACGCCACTGCCCACAGCTTCATCGTCAACCTCGACGTGCCCGACCTGGCCGCCGCCGAAGACTTCTACATCCGGGCCTTCGGCCTGCGCATCGGCCGCCGTCTCGGCCCGGGCGCCGTGGAGCTGCTCGGTGGGCCAACGCCGCTCTACCTGCTGCACAACGACGCCGGCAGCGCCGCCACCGAAGACGGCGACGTGCGCGACTACGAGCGCCATTGGACGCCGCTGCACCTGGATTGGGTGGTGGATGACATCGAAGCCGCGCTGGTACGTGCAGTCGCAGCCGGAGCGACGCTCGAGCAATCCGTACGCGAGCGTCGCTGGGGGCACATCGCCGTGCTGGCCGATCCGTTCGGCCACGGCTTCTGCCTGATCCAGTTCAGTGGCGAAGGCTACGACGCGCTGGTCGAATGGCCGTTGCGCCGTTCACCACGGCAACGGCACCGCTTCGCCGTTGGCGCGCTCGCCGTAGTACAGCGACGGCAGCAGGCGCGAGAGGAAGCTGAACTCCGTGTAGCAGTGCTTGAGCAGGCCCAGCCCGACCGCATCGCCGGCATCGCGGTGCGGATCGGTGCTGTCCAGGCCGAGCACGAAGCGGCTGCGCAGCACACAGCCAAACGGCGTATCGCGTGCGACGTGCAGCATCTGCCCGTCGCAGGGGTCAGCGTTTGCATCCAGACGGACCTGGTCGCCGAAGCCGATTCGCGCGGCGATCACCGCCGATACATCGCCTGCATCCTGTGCCGCCTGCAGGCGCTCGGGCACCAGCAACGTGCGCGGGTCATGGAACTTCAGGCGCGCCGCCACCGGCGGAATGTCGGCCAGTGATTCCACGGCATGGATGCTGGCGCCGTGGTAGCTGCGCCCGCGCTGCCAGGCCGCGTCCCAGCCGCGATGCTCGACATGATCGACCGGATGCCACCAGCGGATGTGCTGGGTGGTCTCGAAGAAGGTGAACCACCAGTCGAGCATGCGGCCCTTGCAGCCGTGCAGATCGGTGCGCACCGCCACCAGCAGGGTGCCGTCTTCGCGGCGCTGGATGACGGTCTCCAGGTGCATCGGTGCCGGGTCAAGCAGATCGTGGTGGTCCAGCCAGGCGCGGGCGTTCACAGCGGTATCCATCGGGGTCTCCTGCGGTGTTGGGAGTCCCGACAATACGGAAACGCTATCCGTTTCGCAATTGTCCGGATGCGGTAAGATGGGCGCAATGAACAGCACCACCGTGCCCGAGCCCACATCACCGACCCGCCGCCGCGGCCGCCCTGCGCGGCCGGAAGCCGAAGTCCGCCACGCCGTGCTGCAGGCCACGCTGGAACTGCTGCTGGCGCAGGGCTACGAGGCCACCACCATCGAAGCGGTGGCGGCGCACGCCGGGGTGGCGAAGAAGACCGTCTACCGCCACGCCAGCAACCGCGAGGAACTGGTTGGGTTGGCGGTGCGTGAGTGGACCGACGGCTTCGCGCCACAACTGCAGCGCGATGCGCGCAATGCCCAAGAGGTCGTGCCGTTGCTGCAGGACATCCTGCACGCGGTGTGCGCGCAGGCGCTGTCGGCGCAGGCGGTGCAGGTATTCCGCCTGCTGGCCACCGACTTTCCCGGCAAGGACGCGCTGCTGCAGGCCTATCTGGACAACGGCATCGAACGCGGCCGTGCGCTGCTGGCCGACTGGCTGGCGCGCCAGCAACAGCGTGGGCTGCTGCGCGAGGGTGATCCTGTTCGCATGGCGCGATTGCTGCTGGCGATGGCCGTGGCCGAGCCGCTGCGCGAACGCGTGATCGGTGTGGTGGCCGAGGATGCGCCGGTGGACGTGCACCTGCGCGACTGCGTGGCGTTCTTGGCGCCGGTGTTGCAGGCGCCGTAAGGTTGTTCCATCCACGCGTGGCGTGGATCTACCGGCCGGTCCCGATTCGTTGGTCGGCAATGGCCTTCCACGGTGGGTGCCGACCGTTGGTCGGCAATGGCCTGCCCCGGTGGGTGCCGACCGTTGGTCGGCACTCCTGCAGTAACTCACTCGCGCAGCATGTCCACGAACGCGCGCAACGCACCGGGCATCTGCCGCTGCTTCGGGTAGTACAGCGCGAAGCCGGCGAACGGTTCGCTCCAGTCTTCCAGCACTGCCACCATCTGGCCGGATTCGATGTACGGGCGGGCGGTGTCTTCCAGCACATAGGCCAGGCCGATGCCATCGAGTACCGCTCTGACCACGGTGCCCTGCTCGCACAGCGTCAGCCGCCCCGGTACATCGATCTCCAGCGCCTGCCCACCGCGCTCGAACTGCCACTTGTACAGATGCCCGCTGGCGAAGCGGAAGCGGATGCATTCGTGTGCGGCCAGGTCGCGCGGATGCTGTGGCGCCGGGCGCCGCCGCAGGTAGTCCGGCGAGCCGACAATCAAGCCACGCAGCGGTGGGCCCATCGGCACCGCCACCATGTCCTCGGGTACGAACTCGTGCAGGCGCACGCCGGCGTCGTAGCCTTCGGCAACGATATCGACCAGGCCATCGTTCTCGGTCAGCTCCACCCGCACGTCGGGATGGGCGTGCAGGAAGCGCGCCAGCCGTGGCCCCAACTGGGTCGGCACTGCGGCGCGGGTAGCATTGATACGCAGCAGGCCCGCCGGCGCGGCGCGGAACTGGTTCATCTCCTCCAGCGCGTCATTCACCTGGCCCAGCGCGGGCTGCAGGCGTTCCAGCAGGCGCTGCCCGGCCTCGGTCAGGGCCACGCTGCGGGTGGTGCGATGGAACAGGCCCACGCCCAACCGTTCCTCCAGCGCGCGGATGGCATAGCTCACCGCCGAGGTCGACAGCGCCAGCTCGGCGCCGGCACGGCGGAAGCTGCGGTGACGGGCGACCGCCGCGAACGCGGCCAGGTGGGTGAGATTGTCAGTGGCCATGATTGTGCAGTTTCACTTGATGAATCATGCCGATATCCGTGCTTCTTGCGGCTGGGTACGGGGCGTATTGTAAAACGCCTTTCGACAAACCCTGCCAAGCATTCCCCATGTCCCTCGCCCGTGGTTACGCCGCCCACTCCCATACCGACCCGCTGGTGCCCTTCGAGTTCGAACGCCGCGCGGTCGGCCCGGACGATGTGCGCATCGAGATTCTCTACAGCGGCATCTGCCACTCCGACCTGCACCAGGCCCGCGACGACTGGGGTGGCTCGATCTACCCGATGGTGCCAGGCCACGAGATCATCGGCCGCGTGACCGAGGTCGGCAGCAACGTCACCCGCTTCAAGGTCGGCGACCACGCCGGCGTCGGCTGCATGGTCGACTCCTGCCGCCACTGCGATGCCTGCGAGCACGACCTGGAGCAGTACTGCGCAGAGGGCGCGACCTGGACCTACAACGGCCGTGAACGCGAAAGCGGCGCGCCGACCTACGGCGGCTATTCCGACCACGTGGTGGTCGAACAGCGCTTCGTGGTGAAGGTGTCCGACACCCTCGACCTGAAGGCCGCCGCGCCGCTGCTCTGCGCCGGCATCACCACCTGGTCGCCGCTGCGCCACTGGAAGGTCGGCCCGGGCCAGAAGGTCGGCGTGATCGGCCTCGGTGGCCTCGGCCACATGGGCGTGAAGTTCGCCAAGGCACTCGGCGCGCACGTGGTGATGATCACCACCACGCCGGAAAAGGGTGCCGACGCCAAGCGCCTGGGCGCCGATGAGGTGCTGGTCTCGCGCGATGCCGCGCAGATGAAGGCGCACGCGGGCAGCTTCGACTTCCTGCTCAACACCATCCCGGTCGGCCATGACACCAACCCGTACATGGGCCTGCTCAAGCGTGAAGCCACCATGTGCCTGGTCGGCGTGCTGACCGAACTGGACCCGCCGCTGACCGGTGGCAGCGTGATCTTCGGCCGCAAGCACCTGACCGGCTCGGCGATCGGCGGCATGGCTGAAACCCAGGAAATGATGGACTTCTGTGCCGAGCACGGCATCGTCAGCGATGTGGAGATGATCGACATCAAGAACGTCAACGAGGCCTGGGAACGCATGGCGAAGAACGATGTGCGCTACCGCTTCGTGATCGACATGGCGACGATGAAGAACGCCGCCTGATCCAAGGCAGATGTGGAAAATGAAAAACCCCGGCAATGCCGGGGTTTTTTTCTGGTAGTGCCGGCCGCTGGCCGGCGCCCCCGCCTGGCTGCCGGCCAGCGGCCGGCACTACCGCAATCCACTCAGTACGCGAATTCGCGGAACACCGGATCGACGTCGCCGTGCCAGCGGCCATGGAACAGCGCCAGCTTGCGCTCGGCCGGGGTCAGCCCGGATTCGACGATCTCCTGCAGCACGTCCAGGAACTTGCTCTCGTCCTGGCCGTCGGCATTGCGCGCCGCGCGGCGCTTGAGGCCTTCGACGGAAATCTTCACGGCTTCGCGGGCCAGGTCGCGCACCGTGCCATTGCGGAACGGCAGGCTCATCGCATGCTTCGGCACACCGTCGCGCAGTGCATGACGCTCGGCCAGGGTGAAGTCACGCACCAGGTCCCAGGCGGCATCCAGTGCGGTGTCGTCGTACAGCAGCCCGACCCAGAACGCCGGCAGCGCACACAGGCGGCTCCACGGACCACCATCGGCGCCGCGCATTTCCAGGTACTTCTTCAGGCGCACTTCCGGGAACGCAGTGGTCATGTGGTCCGACCAGTCGCGCAGCGTCGGCAGTGCACCCGGCAGCACCGGCAGCTTGCCCTGCATGAAATCGCGGAAGCTCTGCCCGCTGGCGTCGTGGTAGATGCCATCCCGGTAGGAGAAGTACATCGGCACGTCGAGCAGGTAATCGACATAGCGCTCGTAACCGAAGCCGTCCTCGAACACGAAGTCGAGCATGCCGGTGCGAGCGGCGTCGGTGTCGGTCCAGATGTGCGAGCGGTAGCTCAGGTAGCCGTTCGGGTTGCCTTCGGTGAACGGCGAATCGGCGAACAGCGCGGTGGCGATCGGCTGCAGCGCCAGCGATACGCGGAACTTCTTCACCATGTCCGCTTCGGTCGCGTAGTCCAGGTTCACCTGTACCGTGCAGGTGCGGGTCATCATGTCCAGGCCGAGCGAACCGACCTTGGGCATGTACGAACGCATGATCTTGTAGCGGCCCTTGGGCATCCAGGGCATCTCGTCGCGCTTCCACTTCGGCTGGAAGCCCATGCCGAGGAAACCCAGCTGCAGTTCGCCGGCCACCTGTGCCACTTCGTTGAGGTGGGTGCCGGTCTCCACGCAGGTCTGGTGGATGGTCTCCAGCGCCGCGCCGGACAGTTCCAGCTGGCCGGCCGGTTCCAGCGTCACCGAGGCGCCATCGCGCAGCAGGGCGATGGTGTTGCCGTTCTCCTGCACCGGCTCCCAGCCGAAGCGGACCAGGCCGTTGAGCAGCGCTTCGATGCCGCGCTCGCCTTCGAAGGTCGGCGGGCGCAGGTCATCCAGGCGGAACCCGAACTTCTCGTGCTCGGTGCCGATGCGCCACTGCGCGCGGGGCTTCTCGCCGGAGGCGATCACCTCCACCAGCTGCGAGCGGTCGGTAATGGGGGTATCGGCGACGTGGCTGGGGCTCGACAAGGGAAAGGCTCGCTGGACGGTGGCGGGGGATGTGGGGCTCGCGGCCTTCCATCGCAAGGGCGCACTATAGCGTGGCACCCCGTTGCGTCATGCGACGGTGACGGGTTTCAGCATCCTACCGACGCCCTCTTGACCCTCGTACACTCAGAGCCATGAGCCGCCATTCACGACACCCCGAACTGCATCGCTCCGAGCGCGTCGGCTGGCTGCGAGCCGCCGTGCTGGGCGCCAACGATGGCATCGTCTCGGTGGCTGGCCTGGTGGTCGGCGTGGCCGCCAGCGGCGCCTCGGCTGCGACCATCCTGGCCACCGGCGTGGCGGGTACCGTGGCCGGCGCGATGTCGATGGCGGCGGGCGAATATGTCTCGGTGCAGACCCAGGCCGACACCGAAGCGGCCGACCTGGCAATGGAAAAGCGCGAGCTGCGCGACGATCCGCACAGCGAACTGGAGGAGCTGGCCGCGATCTACCGCCACCGCGGCCTGGAGCCTGCGCTGGCGCGGCAGGTGGCCGAACAGCTCACCGCCCACGATGCGCTGGGTGCCCACGCCCGCGACGAACTGGGCATCACCGATACCCTGCGCGCCCGCCCGCTGCAGGCAGCGCTGGCCTCGGCCGGTGCGTTCACCTGCGGTGCGGCGCTGCCAGTGCTGACCGCCCTGCTGGCGCCGGTCGACAAGGTCGCACTGATGACCACGGCCAGTACCCTGCTCGGCCTGTGCCTGACCGGCGCGGTGGCAGCCCAGGCCGGCGGCGCCCCGCCGGTACGCGGCGCAATACGGGTGATGTTCTGGGGTGCACTGGCAATGGCCGCCGCTGCAGGCGTCGGTCGCCTGTTCGGCGCCCAGGTGACATGACCGGCATGCTGCCGCCAGTTACCGCACTGCTGGCCGAGATGGCCAGCCTGGCCGGCTGCGCACGCGCCGAAGGTT includes the following:
- the fghA gene encoding S-formylglutathione hydrolase gives rise to the protein MERIEHRACFGGWQDVYRHHSTTLGCDMQFAVYLPPQAETQKLPVLYWLSGLTCTEQNFITKAGAQRYAAEHGVIIVAPDTSPRGDDVADAEGYDLGKGAGFYLNATRAPWAKHYRMHDYVAQELPALIEANFAVTDARAISGHSMGGHGALVIALRNPGRYRSVSAFSPIVAPSHVPWGQKAFHAYLGDNPADWAQWDACELIAMAGERLPLLVDQGEADEFLQTQLQPQRLQQACDAAGHPLTLRLQPGYDHSYYFIASFIGEHIAHHARALQG
- a CDS encoding YqcC family protein, which produces MGWFDALRRPRAEDPRAALVAPIEQALRALGWVDGEVGPPRAVTSAFGSDDGMPFEQWLAQVFLPRLHEARADGQWPPRSDVAVAAYRNLDGQPGVESLLRLLAQLDERINQGIHAGRGYADQGRHLPEARVR
- a CDS encoding S-(hydroxymethyl)glutathione dehydrogenase/class III alcohol dehydrogenase, producing MKSRAAVAFGPGQPLQIVEIDVAPPKAGEVLVKITHTGVCHTDAFTLSGDDPEGLFPVVLGHEGAGIVVEVGEGVTSVKPGDHVIPLYTAECGECLFCKSGKTNLCVAVRATQGKGVMPDGTSRFSYNGEPLYHYMGCSTFSEYTVVAEVSLAKINPDANPEHVCLLGCGVTTGIGAVHNTAKVQEGDSVAVFGLGGIGLAVIQGARQAKAGRIIAVDTNPSKFELAREFGATDCINPKDFDKPIQQVIVEMTTWGVDHSFECIGNVNVMRAALECAHRGWGQSVVIGVAGSGQEISTRPFQLVTGRKWMGTAFGGVKGRSQLPGMVEDAMKGDIELAPFVTHTMDLDKINDAFDLMHEGKSIRSVVHY
- the frmR gene encoding formaldehyde-responsive transcriptional repressor FrmR; protein product: MPHSPEEKKKVLARVRRIRGQCDALDRALEAGADCGPVLQQIAAIRGAVNGLMSEVMEAHLREEFGQPAASDEQRAERVRDMSALIRSYLK
- a CDS encoding LysR family transcriptional regulator, with the translated sequence MLPLESLNGLVTFVTTARSGSFTEAADALGISRSAVGKAIARLEARLGVRLFHRTTRRIALTTDGEAYYASCAAALEEISAAEACLGSAGLPSGRLRIDMPSSFGRLVVLPVLLRLCRQYPDLQLTMTFTDHFVDPVEEGIDLLIRFGGLHQAEHLVARRLGRQRLVTCASPEYLQAHGVPRTVEELAQHRSIVGFRHGQPVWWRIGSEEDEGTFIPNAPYQLNDGDAVIEAAIAGLGICQMPVSLVRRHLDSGALRSVLDAHMQRHIDIHALWPPTRHLRPKVRYVVDELTRLAGEGLFD
- a CDS encoding alkene reductase is translated as MTAALFRPFDLAGTSLRNRIAMAPMTRARNPGAVANELTAQYYRQRASAGLIISEGTPVSPQGQGYIDVPGIWSAEQVAGWKRVTEAVHAAQGTIFAQLWHVGRMSHSSLQPDGGQPVSAGTRPVASAPKNTSFVYLDDGSRGHADPTPARALETAEIPGIVDDFVRGADNAIAAGFDGIELHAANGYLFEQFLNPLINQRDDRYGGSLPNRARLILETVDAMAQCIGAHRIGVRLAPNNLTFDMPFYPDNEATYLYLAEELGKRGLAYVHLNDNLQAGQSVLGEAFLRQFRQAYGGTVILAGGMTRERALQLVEAGTIDLAAFGQPFIANPDLVERLQRNIALATPDRSTYYGGGEAGYLDYPAAG
- a CDS encoding SMI1/KNR4 family protein → MSALSGIEQATGQSFPPLFKQLHAADRLSWGAPHPEWSEVIFPTLQADPPVLLYAQDYEPLEDDELLEAWQELTAEDHYNPLRTDLQLLPFARTGGGDSYCFWSNAPGFAEPPVVLVWHDDDRADVLTASYQDFLFRKMVEAVADYQGPYTLLSHGELASNLRRWLQSHQPFLRDDQYAALQRLFARVDDIAEGNISDEDAQAIVAEVIGFERLDESFAYVREDA
- a CDS encoding DAPG hydrolase family protein — protein: MDTAVNARAWLDHHDLLDPAPMHLETVIQRREDGTLLVAVRTDLHGCKGRMLDWWFTFFETTQHIRWWHPVDHVEHRGWDAAWQRGRSYHGASIHAVESLADIPPVAARLKFHDPRTLLVPERLQAAQDAGDVSAVIAARIGFGDQVRLDANADPCDGQMLHVARDTPFGCVLRSRFVLGLDSTDPHRDAGDAVGLGLLKHCYTEFSFLSRLLPSLYYGERANGEAVPLPW
- a CDS encoding TetR/AcrR family transcriptional regulator, whose translation is MGAMNSTTVPEPTSPTRRRGRPARPEAEVRHAVLQATLELLLAQGYEATTIEAVAAHAGVAKKTVYRHASNREELVGLAVREWTDGFAPQLQRDARNAQEVVPLLQDILHAVCAQALSAQAVQVFRLLATDFPGKDALLQAYLDNGIERGRALLADWLARQQQRGLLREGDPVRMARLLLAMAVAEPLRERVIGVVAEDAPVDVHLRDCVAFLAPVLQAP
- a CDS encoding LysR family transcriptional regulator encodes the protein MATDNLTHLAAFAAVARHRSFRRAGAELALSTSAVSYAIRALEERLGVGLFHRTTRSVALTEAGQRLLERLQPALGQVNDALEEMNQFRAAPAGLLRINATRAAVPTQLGPRLARFLHAHPDVRVELTENDGLVDIVAEGYDAGVRLHEFVPEDMVAVPMGPPLRGLIVGSPDYLRRRPAPQHPRDLAAHECIRFRFASGHLYKWQFERGGQALEIDVPGRLTLCEQGTVVRAVLDGIGLAYVLEDTARPYIESGQMVAVLEDWSEPFAGFALYYPKQRQMPGALRAFVDMLRE